CTGGTGCTTCAGTTCGCGCGCGGTATAGAGCGGGTTGACGTTGACCGCCACCAGGCCGGCGCGCAACACCGCGTACAAGGCCACCGGGTATTGCAGCAGGTTGGGCATCATCAAGGCCACCCGCTCGCCGGCGCAGAGGCCCAAGCCGCGGGTCAGGTAATCGGCCAGGCGGGCGCTCTGGCGGTCCAGCTCCTGGTAGCTGAGATCGCGTCCCATATTGTGGAAGGCGATGTGCTTGGGAAAGCGGGCGACGGTTTGCGCCAGCATTTCCCCCAAGGAGGCGGCCGGCAAGGCGTCTATCCGATCTGGGGTGGCCGGGTGGCGGGCGAAGTCCTGCATGTTTCCTCCTGCGTGTGCGGCGGGGGCCGCCTATATGGATCTTGTGATGCCGTACGAGTGCGAAGCGGCAGTTCGCAAAATAATGCAATGTCATTTCCATTTCAATCGGACGTCCGTCTGACAGGCAGGGAGCAGGCAGCAGGCGCTTGCCGCGGCGAGGCGATGCCGATATGATTTGGAATCATCGTTCCAGAATATTTTGTACGCATGAGACCCAAGGAGTTCGACGAAGACGCCGTGGCCGACGCCGCGATGCGCGTGTTCTGGCGGCGCGGCTACGCCGCCACTTCCATCCAGGACCTGGTGGACGGCACCGGCCTGTCGCGCAGCAGCTTGTACAACGCCTTCGACAGCAAGCATGGGCTCTACTTGCTGGCGCTGAAGCGCTATGGCGAAGTGGGTGCGGCCAACGCCGCGCGCCTGATGGCGCCGGAGCCCTTGCGGGAGCGGCTGCGAGCGCTGTTGATGCGGGTGGTGGAGGACGAGTTGCGGGAGCAAGCCGGCCCAGGCTGCCTGGCCGCCAACGCCGCGCTGGAGGCGGCCGGCCGCGATGCGGCGGTGGACGCCGCGCTGGCCGAGCATTTCCGCCAGCTTGAGGCCGCCTTGCTGCAAACGCTGACTGAGGCGCGCGACGCGGGCGAGTTGCCGGCCGCGCGCGAACCTCAAGCGCTCGCCCGTTTCCTGATGTGCACCATCCAGGGCCTGCGCGTATTGGGAAAAGGCACGGCGCGCCAGGACAGGGAGGCGCGGCTGAACGACGTGGTGGAGGTGGCGTTGTCCTGCCTGGCGTAAGCCAGGCGGCGCGCGGATTTTTTTTGCCCATTTTGAAACGATCATTCCAAAATTTATCGGCACACATGAGGAGAAAGACATGAGCCAAGCCCAACCCGCCGCCATCGCCGTGCTCGGCACCGGCATCATCGGCGCCGCCGTGGCGTGCAACCTTGCCCGCAAGGGCTTCGCCGTCCGCGCCTGGAACCGCTCGCCGGACAAGGCGCAGGCGCTGGCCGCCGACGGCGTGGCGGCATGCGCGGCCGCGGCCGACGCGGTTCGCGGCGCCGATGTGGTCATCACCGCCGGCAAGGACGGCGCGGTGGTGGCGGAGGCCATGCACCAGGCAGAGGCCGGGCTCGCGCCGGGCCAAATATGGCTGCAGCTGGCCACCATAGGCCTGGACGCGACCGCCGATCTCAGCGCCTGGGCGACGGCGCGCGGGCTGGTTTTCTACGATGCGCCGGTGGTCGGCACCCGTCAGCCGGCCGAGACCGGACAGCTGGTGATGCTGGCCGCCGGCCCTCTATCCCATCGCGAAACGGCGCAGGCCGCATTCGACGCCATCAGCCGCCGCACCGTCTGGATTTCCGAACGACCGGGCGACGGCAGCCGGCTGAAGCTGGTGATCAACAACTGGGTGCTGGCGCTGACCCACGGCGCGGCGGAAACGCTGGCGCTGGCGCAAGGCTTGGGACTGGACCCGGCCTTGGCGCTGGAAACCATCGCCGGGGGCCCGCTGGACGTGCCTTATCTGCAGTTGAAGGGCAAGGCGATGCTGGCCGGGGATTACACGGTCAGCTTCAGCGTGGACAACGCCGCCAAGGACGCCGGCCTGGTGCTCGCCGCGGCGGAGGCCGCCGGGGTCAGGATGGACGGCGCGGCGGCGGGGCTGGCCCGCTTCCAGCGCGCCATCGCCGCCGGCCACGGCGGCAAGGACATGGCGGCTACCTTCCTCGCCTGAGAGGCCAAGCCGACCCCTGATGCCGCGTCGCAGACGCTTGGCCAGCGGCGCCCAATCCAGGCAAACAAAAACCGCCGGGCCTTGCGGCGCGGCGGTTCGCTTTTCAGCATCGGAGCAAGCGGGCTCAGCCCTCTTCGTCTTCCAGGTCTTCTTCCACATGGTCCAGGCGGCCGATGTAGCGCAGCTCCACCTCCTGGGTCAGCAGGTCCACCTTGACCACCGACAGCTGGATGCGGTCGCCGCGGGCCAGTTCCGGCAGGCCCGGAATGCGCAGGCGCAGCGGCAGGCCGTCGATGCGGACCAGGTCTTCCTTGATCACGGCGGCGGTCGGCTCGGTGATGTTTTCCTGCTGCAGATACTTCAGGCACCAGTAGTATTCCATCTTGTCCTGGAAGGACAGATAGCCGCCGTAGGTGGCGTCGAAGTCGCGCAGGATGGCGAACAGCATGGCGTCGCCCTGGGCGAACTGCGGCTTTTCGCCGCGGATCATGGACGCCAGCTGGCGCTGGTTGATGAAGTCGCTGGCGCGGCGCAGCGGCGAGGTGCTCCAGGCGTACTGGGCCACGCCCAGGCCCGTGTGCGGCTCGGGGCGGGTGGTCATGCGCACCTTGCCCATGCTCTGGGCGCGGTACATGGCCGGGATGTCGGCTTCGGCCAGCATCCGGCCCCATTCGCTGTTGGCCAGGATCATCAGCTCGGACACCAGCTTGTCCATCGGCGCGCCGCGCTTGCGGATGGTGATGGACACGATGCCGTCGGCCACGTCGATGTTGTAATCGTGCTGCACCGGGCGCGTCGGGTCGTATTTGCCGCGTCGCTTCTCCAGCGCCTCGGCGAACTGCCACAGCCAGACCAGCTCGCGCTTGAACGGGTAGTCGACGCCCGGATCGTTGGCCAGCGTCTCCTCGTTGAATACCTGTTCCAGTTCGGCGTGGCGCAGGTTGGCGCCGATATGCACTTTCTCGATGCGGTTCTCGAACGCGATCGGCTCGAATTCCGGCGTCACCTCGACGTACAGCGAGAATGCCGGGCAATCCCGCCCTTCCTGCAAGGTGAAGGCCTGCACCACATCGTCCGGCAGCATGGTGATCTTGTCGCCGGGGAAATAGGCCGTGGACAGCCGCGACAGCACCATTTTCTCGATGTCGGAGTCCAGCGGCACGCCCAGCGTCGGCGCGGCGATGTGGATGCCCACGCGCTTGTTGCCGTTGGGCAGATCCTCGACCGACAGCGCGTCGTCGATCTCGGTGGTGTTGGCGTCGTCGATGGAGAAGGCGCGCGCGCTCGATACCGGCAGCTCCGGCGGCTCGCTCGGCGGCGCGTATTTGCCGAAGCCTACGCCTCTGGGGAAGAACTCCATCTGGAAGCCGGCCATCAGGTAGTCCGGCACCGACGGAATGCCGCCCACCTTGTCGGCCAGACGCAGCGGCGGCAGATTCAGCTCGCGGCTGGCCTGGTCGAAGGCCTTGAATTCCAGCGTGTTTTTGTCGGGTTTCCACAACAGCTGCATCAGTTGCGAGCGGATGGCTTCCGGCAGCGAGCCGGCTTTCAGCTCGCCCACCCAGCCGTCAATCTGCTCCTGCTCGCGCTTTTTGCGCTCGATGCCGGCCAGGGCGGCCTGCAGCGCGTCCTGCGGCGCCTTCTTGTAGCGGCCCTTGCCCTTCTTGTAGAAGTACATCGGCGCGCCGTGCAGGCGGCTGATCAGCGCCGCGGCCTCCACCGCGGACGGCTCGTGGCCGAAGTAGTCGGCGGCCAGATCCTGGTAGCCGAATTCGTCGTCGGGGCTGCATTCCCACAGGAAATCCAGGTCGATGTCGGCGGCCAGCTTTTCCGTCGCCGGCAGAAAATCCGCCAGCGGCGAACTAAACT
This genomic window from Chromobacterium phragmitis contains:
- a CDS encoding ribonuclease catalytic domain-containing protein → MNVFYEESGNFKVGSIVSRSDASLQVDTQHGKRAKLKSANVFLEFSSPLADFLPATEKLAADIDLDFLWECSPDDEFGYQDLAADYFGHEPSAVEAAALISRLHGAPMYFYKKGKGRYKKAPQDALQAALAGIERKKREQEQIDGWVGELKAGSLPEAIRSQLMQLLWKPDKNTLEFKAFDQASRELNLPPLRLADKVGGIPSVPDYLMAGFQMEFFPRGVGFGKYAPPSEPPELPVSSARAFSIDDANTTEIDDALSVEDLPNGNKRVGIHIAAPTLGVPLDSDIEKMVLSRLSTAYFPGDKITMLPDDVVQAFTLQEGRDCPAFSLYVEVTPEFEPIAFENRIEKVHIGANLRHAELEQVFNEETLANDPGVDYPFKRELVWLWQFAEALEKRRGKYDPTRPVQHDYNIDVADGIVSITIRKRGAPMDKLVSELMILANSEWGRMLAEADIPAMYRAQSMGKVRMTTRPEPHTGLGVAQYAWSTSPLRRASDFINQRQLASMIRGEKPQFAQGDAMLFAILRDFDATYGGYLSFQDKMEYYWCLKYLQQENITEPTAAVIKEDLVRIDGLPLRLRIPGLPELARGDRIQLSVVKVDLLTQEVELRYIGRLDHVEEDLEDEEG
- a CDS encoding NAD(P)-dependent oxidoreductase; amino-acid sequence: MSQAQPAAIAVLGTGIIGAAVACNLARKGFAVRAWNRSPDKAQALAADGVAACAAAADAVRGADVVITAGKDGAVVAEAMHQAEAGLAPGQIWLQLATIGLDATADLSAWATARGLVFYDAPVVGTRQPAETGQLVMLAAGPLSHRETAQAAFDAISRRTVWISERPGDGSRLKLVINNWVLALTHGAAETLALAQGLGLDPALALETIAGGPLDVPYLQLKGKAMLAGDYTVSFSVDNAAKDAGLVLAAAEAAGVRMDGAAAGLARFQRAIAAGHGGKDMAATFLA
- a CDS encoding TetR/AcrR family transcriptional regulator, whose translation is MRPKEFDEDAVADAAMRVFWRRGYAATSIQDLVDGTGLSRSSLYNAFDSKHGLYLLALKRYGEVGAANAARLMAPEPLRERLRALLMRVVEDELREQAGPGCLAANAALEAAGRDAAVDAALAEHFRQLEAALLQTLTEARDAGELPAAREPQALARFLMCTIQGLRVLGKGTARQDREARLNDVVEVALSCLA